A stretch of Flavobacterium sp. N2270 DNA encodes these proteins:
- a CDS encoding c-type cytochrome, with product MKVFKTSLLAIAMLAIVSCSDKKKEEPFGKIETTEEVTTTNEATENISDGDLAIVNKGKEIFEGKGTCVACHQPSTKVVGPSLKEISGIYKEKNSSIVTFLKGEGEAIVDPSQYEVMKANFAITKAMSDEELQSLEAYIHSF from the coding sequence ATGAAAGTATTTAAAACAAGTTTGTTGGCAATTGCAATGTTAGCAATTGTTAGTTGTTCAGATAAGAAAAAGGAAGAGCCTTTTGGAAAAATTGAAACTACTGAGGAAGTTACTACTACTAACGAAGCTACAGAAAATATTTCTGATGGCGATTTAGCAATAGTAAATAAGGGAAAAGAAATTTTTGAAGGAAAAGGAACTTGTGTAGCTTGCCATCAACCATCTACAAAAGTTGTTGGACCAAGTTTAAAAGAAATTTCAGGTATTTATAAAGAGAAAAACTCCAGCATTGTAACCTTTTTAAAAGGAGAAGGAGAAGCAATTGTAGACCCGTCTCAATATGAAGTAATGAAAGCAAATTTTGCTATTACTAAAGCTATGAGTGATGAAGAATTACAATCATTAGAAGCGTATATTCATAGTTTTTAA
- a CDS encoding response regulator transcription factor, which produces MNKKKILYVEDDETLAFLTADNLEQHFDVTHSNNGKEAFELFCNSDFDLCVLDIMLPDMDGFEIVSAIRKRNEEIPIIFLSAKTLKEDKINGLKLGADDYLIKPYSIEELILKIEIFLNRSQKNSIGTHQNYNIGSFIFEPENFLLKTGTKKITLTERETTLLKLFLDNANSVLKREKILNTLWGNDDYFSGRSLDVFISRLRKIFKDETHVRIENIPRVGFKLIIE; this is translated from the coding sequence ATGAATAAGAAAAAGATTTTATATGTTGAAGATGATGAAACTCTAGCTTTTTTAACAGCAGATAATCTAGAGCAACATTTTGATGTCACCCATTCTAATAACGGAAAAGAAGCTTTTGAATTATTTTGTAATTCTGATTTTGATTTATGTGTATTAGACATTATGTTACCAGACATGGATGGCTTTGAAATTGTATCAGCAATTAGAAAAAGAAATGAAGAAATTCCAATTATTTTTTTATCAGCAAAAACATTAAAAGAAGATAAAATTAACGGATTAAAACTTGGCGCAGATGATTATTTAATAAAACCCTATTCTATTGAAGAACTTATTTTAAAAATTGAAATATTCTTAAACAGAAGTCAAAAAAACAGTATTGGAACTCATCAAAACTATAATATAGGCTCGTTTATTTTCGAACCTGAAAATTTTTTATTAAAAACTGGAACTAAAAAAATAACACTTACAGAACGAGAGACAACACTCTTAAAATTATTTCTAGACAATGCTAATAGTGTTTTAAAAAGAGAGAAAATTCTAAATACTTTATGGGGAAATGATGATTACTTTTCAGGAAGAAGTTTAGATGTTTTTATTTCAAGATTAAGAAAAATATTTAAAGACGAAACCCACGTAAGAATTGAAAACATTCCTCGCGTGGGCTTTAAACTAATTATTGAATAA